Proteins from a single region of Sphingopyxis sp. BSN-002:
- a CDS encoding alpha/beta fold hydrolase — translation MSFFIIVIISAIVFLTLLYLFFPEQIVLLMRWLMRKRARVERKTVIVDGRTWPYLEGGDPSKPTLVMVHGFGADKDHWTFYAPWLTKDYRLIAPDLPGFGENDRDGELPFDVGSQAARLKAFLDALGIDRPHLGGNSMGGWIALRFAIDYPGALRTLTLMNNAGILGADESELQKLAANRDYNPLIIANLEDADRLIAFVVHKPTFVPARLKPVIYADALKHRDLLDKIFWTIADEMEAKPLNDELGKVTVPTLIIWGRHDKLIDVSCVAVLEKGIAGSTSHIFEHIAHVPMIEDPKATAEVQREFLAKH, via the coding sequence ATGAGCTTCTTCATCATCGTCATCATCTCGGCCATCGTCTTCCTGACGTTGCTCTATCTCTTCTTCCCCGAACAGATCGTGCTGTTGATGCGCTGGCTGATGCGCAAGCGTGCACGGGTCGAGCGCAAGACCGTGATCGTCGATGGCCGGACCTGGCCCTATCTGGAGGGCGGCGATCCGTCGAAGCCGACGCTCGTGATGGTGCACGGCTTTGGCGCCGACAAGGATCACTGGACCTTCTATGCGCCGTGGCTGACGAAAGATTATCGTCTGATCGCGCCCGACCTTCCGGGCTTCGGCGAGAACGATCGCGACGGCGAATTGCCGTTCGATGTCGGCAGCCAGGCCGCACGGCTGAAAGCGTTCCTCGATGCGCTCGGCATCGACCGCCCGCACCTCGGCGGCAACAGCATGGGCGGCTGGATCGCGCTGCGCTTTGCGATCGACTATCCGGGCGCGCTACGGACGCTGACGCTAATGAACAATGCGGGCATCCTCGGTGCGGACGAGAGCGAATTGCAGAAGCTCGCCGCGAACCGCGACTATAATCCGCTCATCATCGCCAACCTCGAGGACGCCGACCGGCTGATCGCCTTCGTCGTCCATAAGCCGACCTTCGTTCCGGCGCGGCTCAAGCCGGTGATCTACGCCGATGCGCTCAAACACCGCGACCTGCTCGACAAGATATTCTGGACGATCGCCGACGAGATGGAAGCGAAGCCGCTCAACGACGAGCTCGGCAAGGTGACGGTGCCGACGCTGATCATCTGGGGCCGCCACGACAAGCTGATCGACGTCAGCTGTGTTGCGGTGCTCGAAAAGGGCATCGCGGGCAGCACCTCGCACATCTTCGAACATATCGCGCACGTCCCGATGATCGAGGATCCGAAGGCGACCGCGGAGGTCCAGCGCGAGTTTCTTGCCAAGCACTGA